A section of the Flavobacterium sp. CG_23.5 genome encodes:
- a CDS encoding tetratricopeptide repeat protein produces MKSKYVILASALLISVATFAQKDQIKAAEKALKGGNSQEAVNILQAAESASATAPDAEKAQFFFVKGNAYLDLANKKVDTDKNLSLAAKAYQDLISAEKASGKIKFSTQAAASVTEIKFKLINNAIADSKVEKHADSAKKLYDAYLLDKKDTINLYYAASTYINAKDYDTALKLYDDLKTLNYSGKGTSYLAVNKLSSQEDVFATAQERDRMVKLGTHEKPRTEVIPSKRGEIYKNMALILVQKGKTEEAKKAIAAARIANPDDVSLTLTEANLYLDTKDFDMYKKLIAEVLTKNPNDADLTFNLGVISGNAKNYVDAEKYYKRAIEIKPDYINAYLNLAIMKLDGDKVIFDEMNKLTNSEKDNKRYLVLKKQREGIFMGALPYLEKANELDPKNKEVASTLLSVYSALEMTDKKKALKARM; encoded by the coding sequence ATGAAAAGTAAATATGTAATACTTGCATCAGCATTATTGATATCAGTAGCTACTTTTGCTCAAAAAGATCAAATAAAGGCAGCTGAAAAAGCACTTAAAGGTGGGAATTCGCAGGAGGCAGTAAATATTTTGCAAGCGGCTGAATCAGCTTCCGCAACTGCACCTGATGCCGAAAAAGCACAATTTTTCTTTGTGAAAGGAAATGCTTATTTAGATCTAGCTAATAAAAAAGTGGATACAGATAAAAATCTTTCTCTAGCTGCAAAAGCATATCAAGATTTAATTTCAGCTGAAAAAGCTTCTGGAAAAATAAAATTTTCTACTCAAGCAGCAGCCTCTGTTACTGAAATAAAATTTAAATTAATAAATAATGCCATAGCGGATTCTAAAGTTGAAAAACATGCGGATAGCGCTAAAAAGTTATATGATGCTTATTTATTAGATAAAAAAGATACTATCAATTTATATTATGCAGCTTCTACTTATATAAATGCTAAAGATTATGACACGGCGTTGAAGTTATATGACGATTTGAAAACTTTAAATTATTCTGGAAAAGGAACCAGTTATTTAGCAGTTAATAAGTTGAGTAGTCAAGAAGATGTTTTTGCAACTGCTCAAGAAAGAGACAGGATGGTTAAATTGGGAACACATGAGAAACCAAGAACTGAGGTTATACCTTCAAAAAGAGGAGAGATATATAAAAATATGGCTTTAATTTTAGTACAAAAAGGAAAAACTGAAGAAGCTAAAAAAGCGATTGCAGCGGCCAGAATTGCAAATCCAGATGATGTTTCGTTAACTTTGACTGAAGCTAATTTATATTTAGATACTAAGGATTTTGATATGTATAAAAAGTTAATCGCTGAAGTATTAACAAAAAATCCTAATGATGCAGATTTGACTTTTAACTTAGGAGTAATCAGTGGAAATGCGAAGAATTATGTTGATGCTGAAAAGTATTATAAACGAGCAATTGAAATAAAACCAGATTACATCAATGCATATCTTAATTTGGCTATTATGAAATTAGATGGTGATAAAGTTATTTTTGACGAAATGAATAAACTTACCAATTCTGAAAAAGATAATAAACGTTACCTTGTTCTGAAGAAACAAAGAGAAGGAATTTTTATGGGTGCGTTGCCATACTTAGAAAAAGCGAATGAATTAGATCCGAAAAATAAAGAAGTAGCGTCAACACTTTTAAGTGTTTATAGTGCTTTAGAAATGACTGATAAGAAAAAAGCACTTAAAGCAAGGATGTAA
- a CDS encoding acetyl-CoA C-acyltransferase: MNKRVVIVSAVRTPIGSFMGALSTVAAPRLGAIAIKGALEKINLDPNLVDEVFMGNVVQAGVGQAPARQAAIFAGLPNSVTCTTVNKVCASGMKSVMMGAQAIMCGDAEIVVAGGMENMSLIPHYMHLRNGTKFGPTAMIDGMQRDGLSDAYDNNAMGVCADLCASEYNFTREDQDNFAIQSYERSAKAWADGKFDNEVVPVAVPQRKGDPIIVSKDEEFTNVKIDKFPSLNPAFTKEGTVTAANSSTINDGAAAIVLMSEEKALALGLKPLAYIKSYADAAQEPKWFTTSPSKAIPKALEKAGLSISDVDYFEFNEAFAVVGLANSKILGLEETKVNVNGGAVSLGHPLGCSGARIIVTLLNVLEQNNGKIGAAAICNGGGGASAIVIERI; this comes from the coding sequence ATGAACAAAAGAGTTGTTATTGTTTCTGCCGTTAGAACACCTATCGGAAGTTTTATGGGAGCCCTATCTACAGTTGCTGCGCCGAGATTAGGTGCAATTGCTATAAAAGGTGCTTTGGAAAAAATTAATTTAGATCCAAATTTAGTTGATGAAGTATTTATGGGTAATGTTGTTCAAGCTGGCGTAGGACAAGCTCCTGCTCGTCAAGCGGCAATATTTGCTGGTTTACCAAATAGTGTTACTTGCACAACTGTTAATAAAGTTTGTGCTTCTGGAATGAAATCAGTAATGATGGGTGCACAAGCTATTATGTGCGGCGATGCTGAAATTGTTGTTGCAGGTGGAATGGAAAACATGAGTTTGATTCCGCATTATATGCATTTGAGAAATGGAACAAAATTTGGTCCAACAGCCATGATTGACGGAATGCAAAGAGACGGGTTGTCTGATGCGTATGACAACAATGCTATGGGTGTCTGTGCAGACTTATGTGCCTCTGAATATAACTTTACGAGAGAAGATCAAGATAACTTCGCAATTCAATCGTATGAGCGTAGCGCTAAGGCATGGGCAGACGGGAAATTCGACAATGAAGTAGTTCCTGTTGCTGTTCCACAAAGAAAAGGCGATCCAATTATCGTTTCTAAAGATGAAGAATTTACAAATGTAAAAATTGATAAATTCCCATCTTTAAATCCAGCATTTACTAAAGAAGGAACGGTAACAGCCGCAAATTCTTCTACCATTAACGATGGAGCTGCTGCAATAGTTTTGATGAGTGAAGAAAAAGCATTGGCATTAGGATTGAAACCATTAGCATACATAAAAAGTTATGCTGATGCAGCTCAAGAGCCAAAATGGTTCACTACGAGTCCTTCAAAAGCGATACCTAAAGCGTTAGAGAAAGCAGGACTATCCATCAGTGACGTTGATTATTTTGAATTTAATGAGGCTTTTGCTGTAGTTGGTTTGGCTAATTCGAAAATCCTGGGACTAGAAGAAACCAAAGTCAATGTAAATGGTGGTGCCGTTTCCCTGGGACATCCGCTAGGTTGTTCGGGTGCAAGAATCATTGTAACCTTGTTAAATGTTTTAGAACAAAACAATGGTAAAATCGGTGCGGCTGCAATTTGTAATGGTGGTGGTGGTGCTTCGGCAATTGTTATTGAAAGAATTTAA
- a CDS encoding zinc metalloprotease — protein MKKILLTATAFLMLFSCQNDQTESTALAANATARRSCASQDVLAEQMKADPTLALRMNQIEAFTQKAMLTNRLVAGKIVIPVVVNVLYRTAAENISDAQIQSQIDVLNKDFTASNPDFASTPAEFAGVAANVDITFELKQIIRKSTTKTSWGTNDVMKNAKRGGINPTSPSNTLNMWACTIGGGILGYAQFPGGSLATDGVVIDSNYFGLSSAASAPYNLGRTATHEVGHWMNLRHIWGDASCGNDLVSDTPVHKTSNFGVPVYPYVSTCLPAHNEMTMNYMDYTDDRGMYMFTNGQKSRITPLFVTGGARAGFGI, from the coding sequence ATGAAAAAAATTCTTTTAACTGCAACTGCATTTTTAATGCTTTTCTCCTGTCAAAACGACCAAACAGAATCGACAGCTCTAGCAGCAAATGCTACTGCACGTCGTTCATGTGCTTCTCAAGATGTATTGGCAGAACAAATGAAAGCTGATCCAACTTTAGCTTTAAGAATGAACCAAATTGAAGCTTTTACACAAAAAGCAATGTTGACTAACCGTTTAGTAGCTGGTAAAATTGTAATTCCAGTAGTAGTAAATGTATTGTACAGAACTGCAGCTGAAAATATTTCTGATGCTCAAATACAATCACAAATAGATGTATTAAACAAAGATTTCACTGCTTCAAACCCTGATTTCGCTTCTACTCCTGCTGAGTTTGCTGGAGTTGCTGCAAATGTTGATATCACTTTTGAATTAAAACAAATTATCAGAAAATCAACTACAAAAACATCTTGGGGAACTAACGATGTAATGAAAAATGCGAAAAGAGGTGGTATAAATCCAACATCACCAAGCAATACGCTGAATATGTGGGCTTGTACAATTGGTGGTGGAATTTTAGGTTATGCTCAATTTCCTGGTGGATCATTAGCAACTGATGGAGTTGTAATTGACTCAAACTATTTTGGATTATCTAGTGCAGCAAGTGCTCCTTACAACTTAGGAAGAACAGCAACTCATGAAGTAGGTCACTGGATGAACCTTAGACATATTTGGGGTGATGCATCTTGTGGAAATGATTTAGTTTCTGACACTCCAGTTCACAAGACTTCAAACTTTGGAGTTCCTGTTTACCCATACGTTAGTACTTGTCTTCCTGCTCACAATGAAATGACAATGAACTATATGGATTATACTGATGACAGAGGAATGTATATGTTCACAAATGGTCAAAAATCTAGAATCACTCCGTTATTCGTAACAGGTGGAGCTAGAGCTGGTTTCGGAATATAA
- a CDS encoding C40 family peptidase — MFGICNLAMIPLRFEASDKSEIVSQVLFGEHFEILEQLKQWSFIKMQYDGYEGWVDSKQFQLISESSFNQLSTEAIILNADLIEYVTAPSNLLIPIPLGSSLSFINHNEINTSNFDFEGTRTSGEKNKEHLINTAFMYLNAPYLWGGKTPFGIDCSGFTQMVYKLNGYKLLRDASQQSTQGEALSFIEESEPGDLAFFDNEEGNIIHVGIIMDDNYIIHASGKVRVDRLDHLGIFNSETNKHTHKLRVIKKII; from the coding sequence ATGTTTGGAATTTGTAATCTTGCTATGATACCACTTCGGTTTGAAGCCAGTGATAAAAGCGAAATTGTTTCTCAAGTTTTATTTGGCGAACATTTTGAAATTTTGGAACAACTCAAGCAGTGGTCTTTTATCAAAATGCAATATGATGGTTATGAAGGCTGGGTTGATTCTAAACAGTTTCAATTAATTTCTGAATCAAGTTTTAATCAATTATCCACAGAGGCTATTATTCTAAATGCTGATTTAATAGAATACGTAACCGCTCCATCAAATTTATTGATTCCAATTCCTTTGGGCTCCTCTTTATCATTTATAAATCACAATGAGATCAATACTTCCAATTTTGATTTTGAAGGAACAAGGACCAGCGGAGAAAAAAACAAAGAACACTTGATTAACACTGCATTTATGTATTTAAATGCCCCATATCTTTGGGGAGGAAAAACTCCTTTTGGAATTGATTGTTCGGGTTTTACCCAAATGGTTTACAAACTAAACGGTTACAAATTATTACGGGATGCTTCACAACAATCAACCCAAGGAGAAGCTTTAAGTTTTATTGAAGAAAGTGAACCTGGAGATTTAGCTTTTTTTGACAATGAAGAAGGTAATATTATCCATGTAGGAATAATTATGGATGACAATTATATCATTCATGCCAGCGGAAAAGTTAGAGTGGATCGATTGGATCATCTGGGAATATTTAATTCCGAAACAAACAAACACACGCATAAACTTCGAGTCATCAAGAAAATTATATAA
- the gyrA gene encoding DNA gyrase subunit A produces MSEGEKLIPINIEDEMKTAYIDYSMSVIVSRALPDVRDGLKPVHRRVLYGMHDLGVNSRSAHKKSARIVGEVLGKYHPHGDTSVYDAMVRMAQEWSMRYLLIDGQGNFGSVDGDSPAAMRYTEARMRKISEEILADIDKETVDFKLNFDDTLEEPTVMPTRVPTLLINGATGIAVGMATNMPPHNLTEVINGTLAFMDNNDIEIDELMNYIKAPDFPTGGIIYGYEGVREAFKTGRGRIVMRAKVGFEEVDGRECIIVTEIPYQVNKADMIKRTADLVNDKKIDGIANIRDESDRNGMRIVYILKRDATPNVVLNTLYKFTQLQSSFSVNNIAIVKGRPQMLNLKDLIHYFIEHRHDVVTRRTQFELKKAEARAHILEGLIIASDNIDEVIALIKASKSTEEAREKLIERFNLSDIQSRAIVEMRLRQLTGLEQDKLRTEYEEIMKLIEHLKALLADVNLRIALIKEELTEIRDKYGDERRSQIEYSGGDVSIEDLIADENVVITISHAGYIKRTNLTEYKTQNRGGVGQKSAGTRDQDFLEHMFVATNHQYMMFFTQKGKCFWMRVYEIPEGSKTAKGRAIQNLVNIESDDKVKAFICTQDLKDQDYIKSHNLIMVTKKGQVKKTSLEKYSKPRVNGVAAITIKEGDELLEAKLTNGESQIILAVKSGKLVRFEETKTRPMGRTASGVRGITLKDDTDEVIGMVTVNDMSSEILVVAENGYGKRSSLDEYRITNRGGKGVKTLNITEKTGNLISINAVTDADDLMIINKSGLTIRMAVEDLRVMGRATQGVKLINIKGNDSIAAVTKVMKDDVAEVVVDEDGNVIETEAIERVKPVLEVLEDEGAEEEDEDEEEESEEDEESEEDDSDDEA; encoded by the coding sequence ATGTCTGAAGGAGAAAAGTTAATTCCTATTAACATTGAAGATGAAATGAAAACAGCTTACATCGATTATTCGATGTCGGTAATTGTATCAAGAGCACTTCCAGATGTCAGAGATGGCTTGAAACCAGTACATCGAAGAGTACTTTACGGAATGCATGATTTAGGAGTTAATTCCAGATCTGCCCACAAAAAGTCAGCAAGAATTGTCGGAGAAGTTCTTGGTAAATATCACCCTCACGGTGACACTTCTGTTTATGATGCGATGGTTCGTATGGCTCAAGAATGGAGCATGCGTTATTTATTGATTGATGGTCAGGGTAACTTTGGTTCTGTAGATGGCGATAGTCCTGCAGCGATGCGTTACACGGAGGCTAGAATGCGTAAGATTTCGGAAGAAATATTGGCAGACATAGATAAAGAAACGGTTGATTTTAAATTAAATTTTGATGATACTTTAGAAGAACCAACAGTAATGCCAACTCGTGTTCCTACTTTATTAATTAATGGTGCGACAGGAATTGCGGTGGGTATGGCAACGAATATGCCACCTCACAATCTTACCGAAGTAATCAACGGTACATTGGCTTTCATGGATAACAATGATATCGAAATTGATGAGTTGATGAACTATATTAAAGCCCCTGATTTTCCTACAGGAGGTATAATATATGGATATGAAGGAGTTCGTGAAGCTTTTAAAACCGGTAGAGGACGTATTGTAATGCGTGCCAAAGTTGGTTTTGAAGAAGTGGATGGTCGTGAGTGTATCATCGTTACCGAAATTCCATATCAAGTCAATAAGGCAGATATGATCAAACGTACTGCTGATTTAGTGAATGATAAAAAAATAGACGGTATCGCTAATATCCGAGACGAATCGGATAGAAACGGGATGCGTATCGTATATATCTTGAAACGTGATGCAACGCCGAACGTGGTTTTGAATACGCTTTATAAGTTTACGCAATTACAGTCGTCGTTTAGTGTAAATAATATTGCAATTGTAAAAGGTCGTCCGCAAATGTTGAATCTGAAAGATTTGATTCATTATTTTATCGAACACCGTCATGATGTGGTGACTCGTAGAACGCAATTTGAATTGAAAAAAGCGGAAGCGAGAGCACATATATTAGAAGGTTTGATTATCGCTTCTGATAATATTGACGAAGTAATTGCTTTAATCAAAGCTTCAAAAAGTACCGAAGAAGCAAGAGAGAAATTAATCGAAAGATTCAATTTATCGGATATTCAATCTCGTGCAATTGTGGAAATGCGTTTGCGTCAATTAACAGGTCTAGAACAAGACAAGTTAAGAACAGAATACGAAGAAATTATGAAGTTAATAGAGCATTTGAAAGCTTTATTGGCTGATGTAAACTTGAGAATTGCATTAATTAAAGAAGAGCTTACGGAAATCAGAGATAAATACGGAGATGAGCGTCGTTCTCAAATCGAATATTCAGGTGGAGATGTAAGTATTGAAGATTTAATCGCTGATGAAAATGTAGTAATTACCATTTCTCATGCAGGATATATCAAACGTACAAATTTAACTGAATACAAGACTCAAAATAGAGGAGGAGTAGGGCAAAAAAGTGCAGGAACAAGAGATCAAGATTTCTTAGAGCATATGTTTGTGGCTACGAATCACCAATATATGATGTTCTTTACCCAAAAAGGAAAATGTTTCTGGATGCGTGTTTATGAAATACCTGAAGGAAGTAAAACAGCTAAAGGTAGAGCGATTCAAAACTTGGTGAACATAGAAAGTGACGATAAAGTGAAAGCGTTTATTTGTACGCAAGATTTAAAAGATCAAGATTACATAAAAAGCCATAATTTGATTATGGTAACTAAAAAAGGTCAGGTTAAGAAAACATCATTGGAGAAATATTCTAAACCTAGAGTAAATGGTGTCGCTGCTATTACTATTAAAGAAGGTGATGAACTATTGGAAGCCAAATTAACTAATGGTGAAAGCCAAATTATATTAGCTGTAAAATCAGGTAAATTAGTTCGTTTTGAGGAAACTAAAACTCGTCCAATGGGAAGAACAGCTTCCGGAGTTCGTGGAATTACACTTAAAGACGATACCGATGAAGTTATTGGCATGGTTACTGTAAACGATATGAGCAGTGAGATATTAGTTGTTGCTGAAAATGGTTACGGAAAACGTTCAAGCCTTGATGAATATCGCATTACAAATCGTGGTGGTAAAGGAGTTAAAACTTTAAATATTACCGAAAAAACAGGCAATCTTATCTCTATAAATGCAGTTACAGATGCGGATGATTTAATGATTATCAATAAATCTGGATTGACTATTAGAATGGCTGTTGAAGATTTGAGAGTGATGGGACGTGCTACACAAGGTGTGAAACTGATTAATATCAAAGGAAATGATTCAATTGCCGCTGTTACAAAAGTTATGAAAGACGATGTTGCAGAAGTTGTAGTGGATGAAGATGGAAATGTAATTGAAACTGAAGCTATCGAAAGAGTAAAACCAGTTTTGGAAGTTCTTGAAGACGAAGGAGCTGAGGAAGAAGACGAAGATGAAGAAGAGGAGTCTGAAGAAGATGAAGAATCAGAAGAGGACGACTCTGATGATGAAGCATAG
- a CDS encoding M15 family metallopeptidase encodes MTFCFKPFILLCFIFLIVSCKAQSTIPIVIEKNSSVINDTTFVNLKDYSTDFVYDMKYATTDNFLKRKVYDCGECFLRLKTVQALVEANQKFINKGYKIKIFDCYRPLDIQKKMWAIVPNPEYVANPNKGSIHNRGGAVDITLVDANEIELNMGTPFDFFGKKASHNYTNLSQEIKENRLLLKRIMTEKNFNSFDSEWWHYNLKSGLNDAVSNVKWKCD; translated from the coding sequence ATGACTTTCTGTTTTAAACCGTTCATACTTCTTTGTTTTATTTTTTTGATCGTTTCCTGTAAAGCACAAAGTACGATTCCTATTGTTATAGAGAAAAATAGTTCAGTTATAAATGATACTACATTTGTAAACTTAAAAGACTATAGTACCGACTTTGTGTATGATATGAAATATGCCACAACCGATAATTTCCTTAAGCGAAAAGTTTATGATTGTGGGGAATGTTTTTTACGTTTAAAAACGGTACAAGCTTTAGTGGAAGCGAATCAAAAGTTTATAAATAAAGGATATAAAATCAAAATTTTTGATTGTTACCGTCCATTAGATATTCAGAAGAAAATGTGGGCGATTGTTCCCAATCCGGAATATGTAGCCAACCCCAATAAAGGTTCGATACATAATAGGGGTGGAGCGGTTGATATCACTCTTGTAGATGCAAATGAAATCGAATTGAATATGGGAACTCCCTTTGATTTTTTTGGTAAAAAGGCGAGTCATAATTACACCAACTTATCGCAAGAGATAAAAGAAAATCGACTTTTATTAAAAAGAATAATGACAGAGAAAAATTTTAATTCATTTGATTCCGAATGGTGGCATTATAATTTAAAATCAGGATTGAATGACGCAGTTTCTAATGTCAAATGGAAATGTGATTAA
- a CDS encoding AI-2E family transporter, with the protein MLTSKIIATGILKAVTVIVLTALSLYFLYQIQSVLIYLVVALILTLIGNPILDFFKRRLKFNHVFATIATLFIFILIVAGFIMLFIPLILTQGQNLSLLNTAEIEKSILQLINKISIFLESHQIDSAKMLKEANVTSKINFNFIPNFLNTILGTISSFGIGLASVLFITFFFLKDRVLFIVGAKKLIPDSHEDQILHSLEKINILLSRYFIGLLLQLFIVFILYLIVLLIFGAPNAIVIAFLCAVLNIIPYIGPLIASILAAILTMLSNLGSDFQTEILPTTIYVLIGFWIVQIIDNNLSQPIIFSKSVSSHPLEIFLVILIAGFLFGILGMIIAVPLYTILKVIGKEFFPENKVIQLLTKNI; encoded by the coding sequence ATGCTAACATCAAAAATTATAGCTACCGGAATTTTAAAAGCAGTAACAGTAATTGTTTTAACAGCACTTTCTCTATATTTTTTATATCAAATTCAATCTGTTCTAATTTATCTCGTTGTAGCTTTAATTCTTACTTTAATAGGAAATCCAATATTAGATTTTTTCAAAAGACGATTAAAATTCAATCATGTTTTTGCAACTATAGCAACACTGTTTATTTTTATTCTCATTGTCGCTGGATTCATAATGCTATTTATTCCTTTGATTTTAACACAAGGTCAAAATTTATCTCTGTTGAATACCGCTGAGATTGAAAAAAGCATACTTCAATTAATCAATAAAATTTCTATTTTTCTAGAGAGTCATCAGATCGACTCCGCAAAAATGCTCAAAGAAGCAAATGTTACTTCGAAAATAAATTTTAATTTTATTCCAAATTTTTTAAATACAATACTTGGAACCATAAGTAGTTTCGGAATAGGATTAGCTTCCGTCTTATTCATTACTTTTTTCTTTCTTAAAGATCGAGTATTGTTCATCGTGGGCGCAAAAAAATTAATTCCAGACTCGCATGAGGACCAAATTTTACACTCATTAGAAAAAATAAACATTTTATTATCTCGCTATTTTATTGGATTGTTGCTCCAATTATTTATTGTATTCATTTTGTACCTGATTGTTCTGCTTATTTTTGGTGCACCAAATGCAATTGTCATTGCTTTTCTTTGTGCTGTTTTAAATATCATACCATACATCGGTCCATTAATTGCCTCTATTTTAGCAGCAATTCTAACGATGCTTAGCAATTTAGGAAGTGACTTTCAAACAGAAATTTTGCCAACTACAATTTACGTATTAATCGGTTTCTGGATAGTACAAATTATTGATAATAATTTATCACAGCCAATAATATTTTCGAAAAGTGTCAGTTCACATCCCTTAGAAATATTTCTTGTTATATTAATAGCAGGCTTTCTTTTCGGGATATTAGGAATGATTATCGCTGTTCCGCTTTATACAATTCTAAAGGTAATAGGTAAAGAATTTTTCCCCGAGAACAAAGTCATTCAACTTTTAACTAAAAACATTTAA
- a CDS encoding THUMP-like domain-containing protein: MNLHILNVEIQEFIVKNIGGSISKLALKKNPFPEVQWISILNQIEAKTKAKGKLPTWFSTENIIYPTKISVEQTSSEKTAFYKSTIVSGDSLIDLTGGFGVDDYYFAKKIKAVAHCEINPELSNLVKHNFRQLNTKNINCYAGDSLATLTSLNKYWDWIYIDPSRRNDAKGKVFMLKDCLPNVPENLDFYFKNSNSILIKTAPLLDISAGLLELKNVKTVHIVALENEVKELLWELHKDFSGPVTLKAINITKDKTEHFDFILNQESELAHYSLPQKYLYEPNSAIMKSGGFDEVGSFYNLNKLHKHSHLYTSEVLIPFPGRVFEIQNSIAYSKTEMKIFLESKQANITTRNFPDAVESIRKKWKIKDGGNVYCFFTTDLNNHKIVLICTKIK; encoded by the coding sequence TTGAATCTACATATTCTAAATGTTGAAATTCAAGAATTTATCGTAAAAAATATAGGGGGTTCTATTTCAAAATTAGCGCTGAAAAAAAATCCTTTTCCAGAAGTGCAATGGATTTCTATTTTGAATCAAATAGAGGCTAAAACGAAAGCTAAAGGTAAACTTCCCACCTGGTTTTCTACAGAAAATATCATTTATCCAACTAAAATTTCAGTTGAACAGACTTCATCCGAAAAAACAGCTTTTTACAAATCGACTATTGTTTCAGGCGATAGCTTAATTGATTTGACTGGAGGTTTTGGTGTAGATGATTATTATTTTGCAAAAAAAATAAAAGCAGTTGCTCATTGCGAAATTAATCCGGAACTATCAAATTTGGTAAAACACAATTTTAGACAATTAAACACAAAGAATATTAATTGTTATGCGGGAGATAGTTTAGCGACTTTAACTTCATTAAATAAGTATTGGGATTGGATATACATTGATCCTTCCAGAAGAAATGATGCAAAAGGTAAAGTATTCATGCTAAAGGATTGTTTGCCAAATGTTCCTGAAAATCTAGATTTCTATTTTAAAAATTCAAACTCAATTTTAATAAAAACAGCTCCTTTATTGGATATTTCGGCTGGTTTATTAGAATTAAAAAATGTAAAGACCGTTCATATTGTAGCACTGGAAAATGAAGTAAAAGAACTGCTATGGGAATTACACAAAGATTTTTCCGGACCCGTAACTTTAAAAGCCATCAATATTACAAAGGATAAAACTGAGCATTTCGATTTTATTTTAAACCAAGAATCCGAATTAGCCCATTATAGTTTACCACAAAAATACCTATACGAGCCGAATAGCGCTATCATGAAATCGGGAGGATTTGATGAAGTCGGGTCGTTTTATAATCTAAACAAACTCCATAAACATTCCCATTTATATACATCCGAAGTTTTAATTCCTTTTCCAGGAAGAGTTTTTGAAATTCAAAATTCCATCGCATACAGTAAAACGGAAATGAAAATCTTTTTAGAAAGTAAACAAGCCAATATAACCACTCGAAATTTTCCAGATGCAGTTGAAAGTATTCGAAAAAAATGGAAAATAAAAGACGGAGGGAATGTCTATTGTTTTTTTACAACTGATCTAAATAATCATAAAATAGTATTAATTTGCACAAAAATCAAATAA